AGGTTAAAGTAGCTTAGTGTGAGTGTGCTCTTAGTTTACACCTTTAGGTCAAACTTAACTCAAAAGTTCAACGACCACATAACTGTGGCTCTGTGTTTGCATCCCAGCCACTCTCACTTAAATTAATCTGGCCTTCATGTTTTCCACGCTGTGCTAAAAGCTGACTAAATGTAGCCTCAGCCCTGTCGTTTATGACTTGCTCCACTATTTACCTATTAGCACTCTGTCAATGTGATGAATCAGAGATGGATTCTGAAATGATATGTACAGAATACTTTCTCCCCCTGCATTGTGTACCATAGCCTTATAATCTAATGGACCGCTGCTTCTGTCTCATTCGGAAGTAGAAAAAGAAGCCAGTGTTTCAGTCTTCACAAACCAAATCAGACCATACAAACGTGATTGGGAGGCGGGTTTGTGTGAGGAAAAGGGAATTACCCATGGCACTGGTCTGCTTATACTGTTGCCGTTATTACATCATATTCTCAAAAGTATCTTGCagagcttttttgttgttgttgttgttgttgttgtttaaccTCTTGTGGTACAGTTCCAACTGCATTTAGTTATTTATCTTTTGTGAAAATGCTAGGATTGTACGCTTGTTTGGTGTATTTTGCGCCCTAAAAACATTCCTACTGATGAcgagcattttttttaagaaactaTAAATGAGTCAATAATAAATTAGTCTCCCTCTGATGGCGCCCCCTGTATTTGTGTCaggaatttaagttgtaatagtCATGTgtcttttatcatgttttttttttttgttgttgttgttgttgttgttgttttgtttgttttaatcttGAACACACACAGAGCTTTGTGTTCAGTCATTTATGAATGGATGTAATGTACACGTGCATCCACACAACCTTTGTTTTAGAGAAGTTGTGTCTTTCAGTGTTTACAAAGTAATACCAGCCTTTTCAAATTCTTCAAATTTAACAGTTTGTGTTTttactcaacaaaaaaaaattcattgtGGAAACGAGCGGTCTGATGTAAAGAGTCTCTTTTTAGTAGTTTTATTGCAGCTCTAACCAGTTTAACCTCTTTACAGAACAGTCCAGACGTGATGACCTGGAGTCCCTTGGCTATGTCCTCATGTACTTCAACCTCGGGTCTTTACCCTGGCAAGGCCTTAAGGCTGCTACTAAAAGACAGAAGTATGAACGAATCAGTGAGAAGAAAATGTCAACACCAATTGAAGTTCTTTGCAAAGGATACCCGTGTAAGTGATGCTATTTTGCGCAGTTTGGGAcattactttgtttttgtttttttaagctgcCCAcatcacttattttttttttctttaatctcTTTCAGCTGAGTTCTCCACATACCTGAACTTCTGCCGATCACTCCGATTTGATGACAAGCCAGATTATTCCTACCTGCGACAGCTCTTCAGAAATCTCTTCCACCGGCAGGGCTTCTCTTATGATTATGTCTTTGACTGGAATATGCTCAAGTTTGTAAGTTGATCAAGTGTTTCTAATTTAAGGAGAGATGACTGAATGCTTACCGCCAGCATTGAATTAAATACTATTTAGAGTgatttaataaaaacattaaatatggCTAACCTTGTGCCACAGGGTGCCACTCGAACAACTGAAGATGGGGATCGGGAGAGGAGGACTGGAGACGAGAGGGACGATCGGATTGGTGTTGCACCCAGGGGTTCTGCAACACGAGGCCTCCCCCCAGGTCCCAACCCTGGGCCTGCCAGCCGAGTCAGAAATGGACCAGAGCAAGCGGTCTCTAACCCTGCCTCACGGGTCCAGCAATCTGGTAAGTTTGTCACTGAATTACCAAAGTCTCCAACCTAAGTCACGTGCTCGTAAAGGGTTTTTATGTAGTGATATGTCAATTTGAATGCATTATTTTAGGAAACACATCACCTCGTGCCATCTCTCGTGCAGAGAGGGAGAGGAAGGTGAGCATGCGGCTCCATCGCGGGGCTCCCGCTAACGTCTCGTCCTCTGACCTCACAGCCCGTCACGACCAATCCAGGATTTCTACGTCACAGGTGAGAAAACACTCTTAATACTTTGTTTTGCCAGGTCCCTTGCACTAATTTCCTACAGAAGGAAATATGGAACTGTAAAGTACAGTAAGTACACCAATGCTACTTGGCTGTAATGTGGAGTAGTTGCTGGTTTACAGCTTGGAAAGCATTGATTTACTGTCCTCTAAAAATAACTGTGCACACACCAGTTGATGtaaaatagctggcaacacatggGCGTACACTTGACAGTGAACTTGTCCAAATTGTggccaaagtgtcaatatttggTGTGAGCGCCATTTATATAgatagcactgccttaatcctcctGGTCATGGAATTCAGTGGAGCTGCTCTGGAATtatcttccactcctccatgacgatATGACTGAGCCGGTGAAAGTTCCTCTGGAGGATGTTCCActggtgctcaattgggttcagttCTGGAGATAACCGACTTCgctgtattacagtacatgttggaattcctgTTTCCCCTCAATAAACTGCAGCTCCTCTGTGCCGACAGCCTTAGCACCACCACACTTGACTGTAGACAAGGCACAGTTATCTCAGTGTTTCACCActgcagctcatgttgtgttgcaaacaaTCCCTTTTTAAATATAAGACTTGgcaagtttgagttgaaaaatgtctgcaatttgggtcaccgcATGTCATTGAGGGGTactggtgggtcccgcagccaaaccaattgagaaccactgctctgtCTTATTGTCCTTTTGAGAACTACTTGTACTATAATG
This genomic interval from Dunckerocampus dactyliophorus isolate RoL2022-P2 chromosome 18, RoL_Ddac_1.1, whole genome shotgun sequence contains the following:
- the LOC129171197 gene encoding casein kinase I isoform X2; its protein translation is MELRVGNKYRLGRKIGSGSFGDIYLGANIATGEEVAIKLECVKTKHPQLHIESKFYKMMQGGVGIPSIKWCGAEGDYNVMVMELLGPSLEDLFNFCSRKFSLKTVLLLADQMISRIEYIHSKNFIHRDVKPDNFLMGLGKKGNLVYIIDFGLAKKYRDARTHQHIPYRENKNLTGTARYASINTHLGIEQSRRDDLESLGYVLMYFNLGSLPWQGLKAATKRQKYERISEKKMSTPIEVLCKGYPSEFSTYLNFCRSLRFDDKPDYSYLRQLFRNLFHRQGFSYDYVFDWNMLKFGATRTTEDGDRERRTGDERDDRIGVAPRGSATRGLPPGPNPGPASRVRNGPEQAVSNPASRVQQSERERKVSMRLHRGAPANVSSSDLTARHDQSRISTSQVSVPFEHMGK
- the LOC129171197 gene encoding casein kinase I isoform X1, with translation MELRVGNKYRLGRKIGSGSFGDIYLGANIATGEEVAIKLECVKTKHPQLHIESKFYKMMQGGVGIPSIKWCGAEGDYNVMVMELLGPSLEDLFNFCSRKFSLKTVLLLADQMISRIEYIHSKNFIHRDVKPDNFLMGLGKKGNLVYIIDFGLAKKYRDARTHQHIPYRENKNLTGTARYASINTHLGIEQSRRDDLESLGYVLMYFNLGSLPWQGLKAATKRQKYERISEKKMSTPIEVLCKGYPSEFSTYLNFCRSLRFDDKPDYSYLRQLFRNLFHRQGFSYDYVFDWNMLKFGATRTTEDGDRERRTGDERDDRIGVAPRGSATRGLPPGPNPGPASRVRNGPEQAVSNPASRVQQSGNTSPRAISRAERERKVSMRLHRGAPANVSSSDLTARHDQSRISTSQVSVPFEHMGK